A window of the Paenibacillus woosongensis genome harbors these coding sequences:
- a CDS encoding DNA polymerase III subunit alpha — protein MNEFVHLHVHSEYSLLDGAARLQDLVAKAASFGMKALALTDHGVMYGAVPFYKYCKANGIKPIIGCEVYFTAGSRKERGTRKEQPIHHLILLAKNETGYRNLMKLSSIGHLEGFHYKPRIDWEALERHSEGLVCLSACLGGEVPHHLLHGRYNEARKAAQRYQAVFGEDFYIELQDHGIPEQKKVLPELIKLAQELNVQLVATNDVHYLNQEDAEVQDVLICIGTGKSIQDEERLQIPTDQLYLKSGAEMAALFPYVAEAVANTKAIADKCNLELQFGRHILPAYQPIPDGMTSESYLASLCGQGLEERYGHLDMWQQEHTREQLHQRLHYELSVIGSMGFSDYFLIVWDFIAYAHRQGIATGPGRGSSAGSLVAYVLKITDVDPIKYNLLFERFLNPERVTMPDIDIDFSDERRDEVIAYVADKYGAEHVAQIITFGTMAARAAVRDVGRALNIPFGEVDKVAKLIPGSLGMTIERAIRESPELKGLYESQQRIQGLLDMARKVEGMPRHASTHAAGVVISRDPLTDTVPLQAGGEGTPLTQYSMEHLEAIGLLKMDFLGLRTLSIIERCMNWIREQEGEVPDFRRVSDDDPLTYEMLGRGETTGVFQLESAGMRRVLKDLKPSTFEDIISVLALYRPGPMEFIPKFIAGKHGQTAVEYPHSDLVPILKDTYGIIVYQEQIMQIASKMAGFSLGEADLLRRAVSKKKREVLDEERGHFVSGSLAQGYQAEDANAVYDMIVRFADYGFPRAHAAAYGVLAFQTAYLKAHYPVYFMASMLTAVMGSHRKVAEYIIECRRMGITVLPPDVNESGILFTPRLAAATDGEAVRQTALAGAPLEATQADKPLEAAETAAAYDVEESGAAETSAPAAEEGLQGVIRFGLAAIKNVGTQAMESILRERRERPFDSLLDFCRRVDLRTCNKRVIESLIQGGAFDSLPGHRAQLLAMLDETVEAALKWRKEREDLQIQLFDFVETPNWNIEYPDIPPFSAGQQLDLERELLGLYLSGHPLDDYDELLDGEGIDRLMDLAESPDGSRIIVAGMVVSVKAITTKQGKAMAFMELEDQVERCEVVLFPEVWRRSGELVAKGALLALRATVQQQDEGFKLLADELAPLSAASLAQLRRSRGAAPAARAGPTRSRSLQPGAGLTPHWRRRPARLQRSAARPPGLRPDWPRSPMSGRPQAPAMRRRRRSASSSRFRRRRRTPACWRS, from the coding sequence ATGAACGAATTTGTTCATTTGCACGTGCATAGTGAGTACAGTCTGCTGGATGGCGCCGCCAGACTTCAGGATTTGGTAGCGAAAGCGGCAAGCTTCGGGATGAAGGCGCTGGCGCTGACCGATCACGGAGTCATGTACGGGGCGGTTCCTTTTTATAAATATTGCAAGGCAAACGGCATTAAGCCGATCATAGGCTGCGAGGTGTATTTTACGGCCGGATCGCGCAAGGAACGGGGAACGCGGAAGGAACAGCCGATCCACCATTTAATTCTGCTGGCCAAAAATGAGACGGGTTACCGGAATCTGATGAAATTGTCCTCAATTGGCCATCTGGAGGGCTTTCATTACAAGCCGCGGATCGATTGGGAGGCGCTGGAGCGGCACAGCGAGGGACTTGTCTGCCTAAGCGCCTGTCTTGGCGGGGAGGTGCCGCACCATCTGCTGCACGGCAGGTACAATGAGGCGCGAAAGGCCGCGCAGCGCTATCAGGCGGTATTTGGCGAGGATTTCTATATCGAGCTTCAGGATCACGGGATTCCAGAGCAGAAAAAAGTGCTCCCTGAGCTGATTAAGCTCGCCCAGGAGCTGAATGTGCAATTGGTGGCAACCAACGATGTGCACTACTTGAATCAGGAGGATGCCGAGGTACAGGATGTACTGATCTGCATCGGTACGGGCAAGTCGATACAGGATGAAGAGCGGCTGCAAATCCCGACGGATCAGCTGTATCTCAAAAGCGGCGCCGAGATGGCGGCGCTGTTCCCGTATGTCGCCGAGGCGGTCGCCAATACGAAAGCCATTGCCGACAAGTGTAATCTGGAGCTCCAGTTCGGGCGGCATATTCTGCCGGCCTACCAGCCGATACCGGACGGGATGACCTCGGAATCTTATTTGGCCTCCTTATGCGGGCAAGGGCTTGAGGAGAGATACGGCCATCTTGACATGTGGCAGCAGGAGCATACGAGAGAACAGCTTCATCAGCGGCTGCATTATGAACTCAGTGTCATCGGCAGCATGGGCTTCTCGGACTACTTCCTCATCGTCTGGGACTTTATCGCCTATGCCCACAGGCAGGGCATCGCCACCGGTCCGGGGCGCGGCTCCTCGGCGGGCAGCCTTGTGGCATACGTACTGAAAATTACCGATGTCGATCCAATCAAATACAATCTTCTGTTCGAGCGGTTCCTTAATCCTGAAAGGGTGACGATGCCGGATATCGATATCGATTTCAGCGATGAGCGGCGGGACGAAGTTATCGCTTATGTGGCAGACAAATACGGCGCCGAGCATGTGGCGCAAATTATTACGTTCGGCACGATGGCAGCGCGGGCTGCGGTGCGGGACGTCGGCCGCGCGCTGAACATCCCGTTCGGCGAAGTAGATAAAGTTGCGAAGCTGATTCCCGGTAGCCTTGGCATGACGATCGAGCGTGCGATCCGGGAGAGCCCTGAGCTGAAGGGACTCTATGAGTCGCAGCAGCGCATTCAGGGCCTGCTGGACATGGCTCGGAAGGTGGAGGGAATGCCGCGCCACGCTTCCACTCATGCTGCCGGCGTCGTCATTTCGCGGGATCCGCTGACGGATACGGTGCCGCTGCAGGCTGGAGGCGAAGGAACGCCGCTTACCCAGTACTCCATGGAGCATCTGGAAGCGATCGGGCTGCTCAAGATGGATTTCCTGGGATTACGGACGCTGTCGATCATCGAGCGCTGTATGAACTGGATCCGCGAGCAGGAAGGGGAGGTGCCCGATTTTCGCCGGGTTTCCGATGACGACCCGCTGACGTATGAAATGCTTGGCCGGGGAGAGACGACGGGCGTATTCCAGCTGGAGTCTGCGGGGATGAGGAGGGTGCTCAAGGATTTGAAGCCCTCCACGTTCGAAGATATCATTTCTGTTCTCGCCTTGTATCGGCCGGGTCCGATGGAGTTCATTCCGAAATTTATCGCAGGCAAGCACGGGCAGACCGCGGTGGAATATCCGCATTCCGATCTGGTCCCGATTTTGAAGGACACGTATGGCATTATCGTTTATCAGGAGCAAATTATGCAGATCGCTTCGAAGATGGCCGGTTTTTCACTCGGCGAAGCCGATTTGCTGCGCCGGGCCGTCTCGAAGAAGAAACGCGAGGTACTGGATGAAGAGCGGGGCCATTTTGTGTCGGGAAGCCTGGCCCAGGGATACCAAGCAGAGGATGCGAACGCGGTCTACGACATGATCGTACGTTTCGCCGACTATGGATTTCCTCGCGCACATGCTGCAGCCTACGGGGTTCTGGCATTCCAGACGGCATATTTGAAGGCGCATTATCCGGTTTATTTCATGGCATCGATGCTGACAGCAGTTATGGGCAGCCACCGCAAGGTGGCCGAGTACATTATCGAATGCCGCCGGATGGGAATCACGGTGCTTCCTCCGGACGTAAATGAGAGCGGTATTTTATTTACGCCGCGGTTAGCCGCAGCCACTGACGGGGAGGCGGTACGGCAAACGGCTCTGGCGGGTGCACCGCTGGAAGCCACCCAGGCAGACAAGCCTTTGGAAGCCGCGGAAACGGCCGCAGCTTATGATGTGGAGGAATCTGGGGCTGCAGAAACGTCCGCTCCTGCTGCCGAAGAGGGATTGCAGGGAGTGATCCGCTTTGGCCTGGCCGCGATCAAGAATGTCGGCACTCAGGCGATGGAGAGTATTTTGCGGGAGCGCCGGGAGCGGCCTTTCGACAGCCTGCTCGATTTTTGCCGGCGGGTCGATCTTCGCACCTGCAACAAGCGCGTGATTGAGTCCCTGATCCAGGGCGGTGCTTTTGATTCGCTGCCGGGCCACCGGGCCCAGCTGCTCGCCATGCTGGACGAGACGGTGGAAGCGGCGCTGAAATGGCGGAAAGAGCGGGAGGATCTGCAAATTCAGCTATTTGATTTTGTGGAGACGCCAAACTGGAACATTGAATACCCCGACATCCCTCCGTTTAGCGCGGGGCAGCAGCTGGATCTGGAGCGGGAGCTGTTAGGCTTGTATCTGTCCGGCCATCCGCTTGACGATTATGACGAGCTGCTTGACGGCGAAGGAATCGACCGGCTGATGGATCTTGCGGAGAGTCCTGACGGCAGCAGGATAATTGTCGCCGGCATGGTCGTATCGGTGAAGGCGATCACGACCAAGCAGGGCAAGGCGATGGCCTTCATGGAGCTGGAGGATCAGGTCGAGCGCTGCGAGGTCGTGCTCTTTCCCGAGGTGTGGCGGCGCAGCGGGGAATTGGTCGCCAAGGGCGCCCTGCTGGCGCTGCGCGCCACCGTCCAGCAGCAGGACGAAGGCTTCAAGCTGCTGGCCGACGAGCTCGCGCCGCTTAGCGCCGCGAGCCTGGCGCAGCTTCGGCGCAGCCGCGGGGCGGCACCCGCGGCGCGGGCGGGGCCAACGCGCAGCCGCAGCCTGCAGCCCGGCGCGGGTCTGACGCCGCATTGGCGGCGGCGTCCCGCACGGCTGCAGCGCAGCGCAGCGAGGCCCCCGGGGCTGCGGCCGGATTGGCCGCGCAGCCCCATGAGCGGGCGGCCGCAGGCGCCCGCGATGCGAAGACGCCGGCGCAGCGCGTCTTCATCAAGATTTCGGCGGCGGCGGAGAACGCCCGCCTGCTGGAGAAGCTGA
- a CDS encoding phosphatidylglycerophosphatase A family protein, producing the protein MSYEIAKAQLLRRGVTLEDIAEIVYSLQAVYHADLTMEKCLDSVKAVLQKREVQYTLYTGIALDELAEKKLLPEPLQAIMEADEPLYGVDETMALGITSVFGMIGLTSFGYLDKVKPKIIGQLNNKKGESIHVFLDDLVAGLAAAASARIAHKSDSANDYSAP; encoded by the coding sequence ATGTCGTATGAAATTGCCAAGGCCCAGCTGCTCCGCAGAGGGGTTACTTTGGAGGATATCGCTGAGATCGTATATTCGCTGCAGGCGGTCTATCATGCCGATCTGACGATGGAGAAATGCCTGGACAGCGTGAAGGCCGTCTTGCAGAAACGGGAAGTTCAATATACCTTATATACAGGGATTGCGCTGGATGAACTGGCGGAGAAAAAGCTTTTGCCGGAGCCGCTGCAGGCGATCATGGAGGCCGATGAGCCGCTCTATGGCGTCGATGAGACGATGGCGCTGGGCATTACCAGCGTGTTCGGCATGATCGGGCTGACGAGCTTTGGCTACCTGGACAAGGTTAAGCCCAAAATTATAGGCCAGCTGAATAACAAAAAAGGGGAAAGTATTCACGTTTTTCTTGATGACTTGGTTGCAGGGCTGGCGGCTGCGGCGTCGGCGCGGATTGCCCATAAGAGCGATTCGGCGAATGATTATTCCGCGCCTTGA
- a CDS encoding glutamate decarboxylase, giving the protein MWTVMYIAPTAKIADMIKSRLTEEGFLVQTRPVNLSKQQFEILVPSGELEEVQEVLNSILHP; this is encoded by the coding sequence ATGTGGACTGTAATGTATATTGCGCCTACCGCCAAAATTGCGGATATGATTAAATCGAGGCTTACGGAAGAAGGCTTTCTCGTCCAAACACGTCCTGTCAATTTATCGAAACAGCAGTTTGAAATATTGGTTCCTTCGGGTGAGCTCGAAGAGGTTCAAGAAGTGCTGAATTCCATTTTGCATCCTTGA
- the accD gene encoding acetyl-CoA carboxylase, carboxyltransferase subunit beta — MFKDLFHKKRKYATIPSGSLGNEDSVQPEERPKREIPEGLMNKCGKCGSIQYSKELEKNLKVCPSCGYHMRLNALDRIRITLDEGSFVEYDADLISVDPLEFPGYATKLEQQTLKSGLREAVVTGQGTIGGLPAVVAVMSFDFFTGSMGSVVGEKITRAIEAAIEKRLPLIIFSTSGGARMQESILSLMQMAKTSAALARLNEQGGLYISVITDPTTGGVSASFAMLGDIIIAEPGAVFGFAGRIVIEQTIRQKLPDDFQTAEFNLQHGQLDMVVHRKEIKATLCKLLDLHGVKGGV, encoded by the coding sequence GTGTTTAAAGATTTGTTCCATAAAAAAAGAAAATACGCGACCATTCCTTCAGGAAGTTTAGGGAATGAAGACAGTGTACAGCCGGAGGAAAGGCCCAAGCGCGAAATTCCAGAAGGCCTGATGAATAAATGCGGCAAGTGCGGGAGTATTCAGTACAGCAAAGAGCTGGAAAAGAACTTGAAGGTATGTCCTTCATGCGGATACCACATGCGGCTGAATGCGCTTGACCGGATTCGCATTACACTGGATGAGGGCAGCTTCGTTGAATATGATGCTGACCTGATTTCCGTGGATCCTTTGGAGTTCCCGGGCTATGCCACGAAGCTGGAGCAGCAGACACTGAAATCGGGCCTCCGCGAGGCGGTGGTCACCGGACAAGGAACGATCGGAGGCTTGCCTGCGGTCGTAGCCGTCATGAGCTTCGATTTCTTTACGGGGAGCATGGGCTCCGTCGTCGGCGAGAAGATTACCCGTGCGATTGAGGCTGCTATAGAGAAACGGCTTCCGCTTATTATTTTCTCCACATCGGGAGGCGCCCGTATGCAGGAGAGTATTCTGAGCCTGATGCAAATGGCCAAGACCAGCGCGGCTCTGGCGCGGCTGAATGAACAAGGCGGACTTTACATTTCGGTCATTACGGACCCGACCACAGGGGGCGTATCGGCTAGTTTTGCCATGCTTGGAGATATTATTATTGCTGAGCCAGGAGCGGTCTTTGGCTTTGCAGGCCGGATCGTCATTGAGCAGACGATTCGCCAGAAGCTGCCGGACGATTTCCAGACAGCGGAATTTAATTTGCAGCATGGGCAGCTGGACATGGTCGTCCATCGCAAAGAGATCAAGGCGACGCTATGCAAACTGCTTGACCTGCACGGCGTGAAGGGAGGAGTATAA
- a CDS encoding acetyl-CoA carboxylase carboxyltransferase subunit alpha, with protein sequence MAGELPFETSLVKLREKIQELEQFGNEKGIDFTEEIARLEERYKQLEDEIYSNISPSQKMHLARHHQRPTSLDLINLIFTDFIELHGDRVFGDDLAIVGGLAKLNGMPVTVIGQQRGKDTKDNIARFFGSPHPEGFRKALRLMQQADKFKRPIITFIDTKGAYPGITAEERGQSEAIARNLRDMATLRVPVVCVVIGEGGSGGALALGVGNRVVMLENAIYSVISPNGAASILWKDASKADQAAEAMKITAQDLLSMEVIEEIVPEPRGGAHRDYESTAESIKNALLRQLEELSVLNADELLEDRYRKFRKIGRFAEARKSGKPTEDAAADDRPNAGDTAPESAAESEKDAEKSAVADAATVGKE encoded by the coding sequence GTGGCTGGAGAATTGCCTTTTGAAACGTCCCTGGTAAAGCTTCGCGAGAAGATTCAGGAGCTTGAGCAGTTTGGCAATGAGAAGGGAATCGATTTCACAGAAGAAATCGCCAGACTGGAGGAGCGCTACAAGCAGCTTGAGGACGAGATTTACAGCAATATTTCACCTTCCCAGAAGATGCATTTGGCGCGTCATCATCAGCGCCCTACGTCGCTTGATTTGATAAATCTCATCTTTACCGATTTCATCGAATTGCATGGTGACCGCGTATTTGGCGATGATCTGGCCATTGTTGGCGGATTGGCCAAATTGAACGGTATGCCGGTAACGGTCATCGGGCAGCAGCGGGGCAAGGACACGAAGGATAACATAGCCCGTTTCTTCGGAAGTCCGCATCCGGAAGGGTTCCGCAAGGCGCTGCGATTAATGCAGCAGGCGGACAAGTTCAAACGCCCGATCATTACGTTCATCGATACGAAGGGAGCTTACCCTGGCATTACCGCTGAGGAGCGTGGCCAATCCGAAGCGATTGCCCGCAATCTTCGCGATATGGCGACGCTGCGCGTGCCCGTTGTATGCGTAGTCATTGGCGAAGGCGGCAGCGGAGGCGCTCTTGCGCTAGGCGTCGGAAACCGGGTCGTCATGCTGGAGAACGCGATCTACTCCGTTATTTCTCCGAACGGAGCAGCCTCCATCTTGTGGAAGGACGCCTCCAAAGCGGATCAGGCCGCGGAAGCGATGAAAATTACGGCACAAGACCTGCTGTCGATGGAGGTCATTGAAGAAATCGTGCCTGAGCCCCGCGGGGGAGCCCATCGGGATTACGAGTCTACGGCGGAATCGATCAAGAATGCTCTCTTGCGCCAGCTTGAGGAATTGTCTGTGTTGAATGCGGACGAGCTTCTGGAGGACCGGTACCGTAAATTCCGGAAGATCGGCCGTTTTGCCGAGGCGCGCAAATCCGGCAAGCCTACGGAAGATGCTGCAGCGGATGACCGGCCAAACGCAGGCGACACCGCCCCCGAATCTGCAGCTGAAAGCGAAAAAGACGCAGAAAAGAGCGCCGTAGCAGACGCTGCGACAGTGGGCAAGGAGTAG
- the pyk gene encoding pyruvate kinase translates to MRKTKIVCTIGPSSESLENTKKLIMAGMNVARLNFSHGDFEEHGNRIKVIRQASEELGKSVAILLDTKGPEIRTGKLKEEPIELVQDEFITLTTEEILGDKDRISITYQNLPHDVEVGSTILIDDGLIGLTVVDIQGTEIKCRVINGGPIKSKKGVNVPGVDISLPGITEKDANDILFGIEQGIDFIAASFVRKASDVLEIRQLLERNNASHIQIISKIENQQGIDNLDEILEVSDGLMVARGDLGVEIPAEDVPLAQKKMIEKCNRVGKPVITATQMLDSMQRNPRPTRAEASDVANAIFDGTDAIMLSGETAAGKYPVESVLTMSRIAEKAESALEYREIFIKQSNAQQTTVTEAISQAVANSALELNAKAIITSTETGYTARMVSKYRPKAPIIAVTTQDNTMRRLALNWGVTPVKGAVASSTDEMFDNAMKGGLDSGVVKEGDLVVITAGVPLGRSGSTNLVKIGQVRK, encoded by the coding sequence ATGCGCAAAACAAAAATCGTATGTACTATCGGTCCTTCAAGCGAATCGTTAGAGAACACCAAGAAATTGATCATGGCCGGAATGAACGTCGCTCGCCTGAACTTCTCCCATGGAGATTTTGAGGAGCATGGCAATCGGATCAAAGTGATTCGCCAAGCGAGCGAAGAGCTGGGGAAATCAGTCGCCATACTGCTAGATACGAAAGGTCCGGAAATCCGCACCGGCAAACTGAAGGAAGAACCGATTGAGCTTGTTCAGGATGAGTTCATTACCTTGACGACAGAGGAGATCCTCGGTGACAAGGATCGCATCTCGATCACTTATCAAAATCTTCCTCATGACGTGGAAGTTGGTTCGACCATTCTAATCGATGACGGATTGATTGGCCTAACCGTAGTTGATATCCAAGGTACGGAAATCAAGTGCCGCGTAATCAACGGCGGTCCGATCAAGAGCAAGAAAGGCGTTAACGTTCCTGGAGTTGACATCTCCCTTCCGGGCATCACTGAGAAAGACGCTAACGATATTCTATTCGGGATTGAACAGGGCATCGATTTCATTGCCGCATCCTTCGTACGTAAAGCTAGCGACGTTCTTGAGATCCGTCAATTGCTCGAGCGTAACAATGCATCCCACATTCAGATCATCTCCAAAATTGAGAACCAGCAAGGGATCGACAATTTGGATGAAATTTTGGAGGTTTCGGACGGCTTGATGGTTGCCCGCGGAGACCTTGGGGTTGAAATTCCAGCGGAGGACGTACCTCTTGCTCAGAAGAAAATGATCGAGAAATGTAACCGGGTAGGCAAGCCGGTTATTACAGCCACGCAAATGCTGGATTCCATGCAGCGCAACCCAAGACCGACACGCGCGGAAGCAAGTGACGTTGCGAATGCTATTTTCGACGGTACCGATGCAATCATGCTGTCTGGCGAGACTGCGGCAGGTAAATATCCGGTTGAGTCTGTCTTGACGATGTCCCGCATCGCGGAGAAAGCGGAATCTGCGCTGGAGTATCGCGAAATTTTCATTAAACAGAGCAATGCGCAGCAAACCACGGTTACAGAAGCGATCAGCCAGGCTGTTGCCAACTCTGCGCTTGAGTTGAACGCCAAGGCGATCATCACCTCGACGGAAACCGGTTATACGGCCCGTATGGTGTCCAAATATCGCCCGAAAGCTCCGATCATCGCGGTGACGACACAGGACAACACCATGCGCCGTCTCGCTTTGAACTGGGGAGTGACGCCTGTTAAAGGCGCCGTGGCTTCTTCCACGGATGAGATGTTCGATAATGCAATGAAGGGCGGACTGGACAGCGGAGTAGTCAAAGAAGGCGATCTTGTCGTAATTACGGCAGGAGTACCGCTAGGACGTTCCGGTTCCACGAACCTGGTTAAAATCGGCCAAGTTCGCAAATAA
- a CDS encoding acyl-CoA thioesterase yields MYVSKQVIVPKYFEFDMMGIIYHAHYLGWFELGRTKLCEDLGFKYIDMERAGYISPVHEMNVKYHKGITYGDEVILQTRILDNGGVKTVYGYELFNGEGTLCVEGKSSHYVVRREDFKPVAFKKVFPEWYAAFDRASKL; encoded by the coding sequence ATGTATGTCAGCAAGCAGGTGATTGTTCCGAAATATTTTGAATTCGATATGATGGGCATTATTTATCACGCCCATTATTTGGGATGGTTTGAGCTTGGGCGAACCAAGCTGTGCGAGGATCTGGGATTCAAATATATCGATATGGAGCGGGCAGGCTATATTTCTCCGGTTCACGAGATGAATGTGAAATATCATAAGGGCATTACGTATGGAGATGAGGTCATTCTTCAGACCCGGATTTTGGATAACGGGGGCGTCAAGACGGTTTACGGCTACGAGCTCTTCAACGGGGAAGGGACGCTGTGCGTTGAAGGGAAGTCTTCGCATTATGTCGTGAGACGTGAGGATTTCAAGCCGGTAGCCTTCAAAAAGGTGTTTCCAGAATGGTACGCGGCATTTGACCGGGCAAGCAAACTTTGA
- a CDS encoding FxsA family protein, with protein MRKWIAVIIALAFVAEFWAYVEVGERLGVGKTIFLTLATSIIGGLMMQFEGRKVMADAKAQMTGGQVPGRMMLDGICVFAGGIMLLAPGFITDLIGFTMVFPLTRPLYRLLLMKWIGKKIKEGKITFFRR; from the coding sequence ATGCGCAAATGGATCGCTGTCATTATTGCTCTGGCGTTTGTCGCTGAGTTTTGGGCTTACGTCGAAGTGGGTGAGCGGCTCGGAGTTGGCAAAACGATATTTCTTACCCTAGCTACCTCGATTATCGGGGGATTGATGATGCAGTTCGAAGGACGTAAGGTCATGGCTGACGCAAAGGCGCAAATGACCGGAGGACAGGTTCCCGGCCGAATGATGCTGGATGGCATTTGCGTGTTCGCCGGAGGCATCATGCTGCTTGCCCCGGGCTTTATTACGGATCTCATCGGTTTTACCATGGTATTTCCGTTGACCAGACCGCTTTATCGCCTGCTGCTCATGAAATGGATCGGAAAGAAGATCAAGGAAGGCAAAATTACATTTTTTCGCCGTTAA
- the ytvI gene encoding sporulation integral membrane protein YtvI has product MNNVFVKRVLRGAWVCSLLVALLLLAYWLIPLLYPFLIAWFVAYMMNPFVSWLDRHFRLPRWLSVILALLVYFGSAIIVFSAAVTRLVKELIHVTESLDLSIEKWKNAFLEWSQNEKLQSILNEINRFIASHPGYSNTLHKNFDSTAVNISSAISRAVASLLNGVVNLLTSLPSLGIIVLVILLAAFFMSKNWNQNLQLLTRFIPEPFQQTAREIWNDLQKALFGYLQTQFIMISITAVIVLIGLLILGVESAFTYALLIGFVDLLPYLGVGTIMIPWLVYAYVSGDLSLGIGLSILYGLLLVSRQLIEPKVLATSVGLEPLPVLIATFAGLKLFGVLGLIIGPVSLVIIGATIRAGVVRDLRNYIVSGRLR; this is encoded by the coding sequence GTGAACAACGTATTTGTTAAACGCGTGCTGCGAGGCGCCTGGGTGTGCTCATTGCTTGTGGCCCTGCTGCTGCTTGCTTACTGGCTGATTCCTCTGCTGTACCCCTTCCTGATCGCCTGGTTTGTTGCCTATATGATGAATCCATTCGTTTCATGGCTTGACCGGCATTTCCGCCTTCCCCGCTGGTTATCCGTCATCCTGGCGCTGCTGGTCTATTTCGGGAGCGCAATCATCGTCTTCTCTGCCGCAGTCACCCGGCTCGTCAAAGAATTAATCCATGTTACAGAGTCTCTGGACCTAAGCATCGAGAAATGGAAAAACGCCTTCTTGGAGTGGAGCCAGAACGAAAAGCTTCAAAGCATTCTTAACGAGATCAACCGCTTTATCGCAAGCCATCCCGGTTATTCCAACACCCTGCATAAGAACTTTGATTCCACAGCCGTGAACATCAGCAGCGCCATTTCCCGTGCGGTAGCAAGCCTATTAAACGGTGTCGTCAATTTGCTGACCTCCCTTCCCAGCCTTGGCATCATCGTGCTCGTTATTTTGCTTGCCGCGTTCTTTATGAGCAAAAACTGGAATCAAAATTTGCAGCTGCTCACCCGTTTCATCCCGGAGCCTTTTCAGCAAACAGCCCGGGAGATTTGGAACGACCTGCAAAAAGCCTTATTCGGCTACCTGCAGACTCAGTTTATTATGATTTCAATTACGGCTGTCATCGTATTGATCGGACTATTGATTCTAGGGGTCGAGTCCGCCTTTACCTACGCCCTTTTAATCGGTTTCGTAGATCTTCTGCCCTATCTTGGTGTCGGGACAATCATGATCCCCTGGCTCGTTTATGCTTACGTAAGCGGTGACCTGTCGCTTGGCATTGGATTGTCAATTCTGTACGGCCTGCTTCTCGTCTCGCGCCAGCTTATCGAGCCCAAGGTGCTAGCCACTAGCGTAGGGCTTGAACCATTGCCCGTATTAATCGCCACGTTTGCCGGATTGAAATTATTCGGCGTGCTTGGCTTGATTATCGGCCCTGTATCTCTGGTCATCATCGGAGCAACCATTCGTGCAGGAGTGGTTCGTGACCTCCGAAATTATATCGTCAGCGGGCGGCTCCGCTAA